The following coding sequences lie in one Candidatus Neptunochlamydia sp. REUL1 genomic window:
- a CDS encoding tetratricopeptide repeat protein has translation MEDLSKYDEDFFLFLEAGFIAINQADEDAAVKMFKACELLRPENYLYKVGLGYLHLHKLELKAAIKYFEEVLAKEPDNDMAKTFLGIAMTLTPDQVSKGEKVLEEAAKSSHDSQVKKVANSSLEFVENFVKKPGGGAGPTPK, from the coding sequence ATGGAAGATCTATCGAAATATGATGAAGATTTCTTTCTCTTTCTAGAGGCGGGATTCATCGCTATCAATCAAGCAGACGAAGATGCTGCTGTAAAAATGTTCAAGGCTTGCGAACTCCTTAGGCCAGAGAACTACCTATATAAAGTAGGCTTGGGATATCTTCACCTCCATAAGCTCGAGCTTAAAGCAGCAATTAAGTATTTCGAAGAAGTACTTGCTAAAGAACCTGATAATGATATGGCAAAAACATTCTTAGGAATTGCAATGACTCTCACTCCTGACCAAGTGTCAAAAGGAGAAAAAGTCTTAGAAGAAGCTGCAAAAAGCTCTCATGATTCTCAAGTCAAAAAAGTAGCTAATTCTTCTTTAGAGTTCGTGGAGAATTTTGTAAAAAAACCAGGTGGCGGAGCAGGTCCAACCCCTAAATAA
- the sctN gene encoding type III secretion system ATPase SctN, whose amino-acid sequence MPQGPDFEKLIGHLEDIELTTVHGRITEIVGMLIRAIVPNVKMGEVCLVKREGEPLVAEVVGFTKDEVFLSPLGEMTGIGPSSEVIPTRLPLHIKVGPNLLGRVLDGMGRPLDEATKGPLVLEETYSVINPPPDPLEREMIDKPISVGIRAIDGILTAGRGQRIGIFAAAGGGKSTTLGMMARYAKADVNVISLIGERGREVREFIEHDLGEEGLARSVIIVSTSDQAAQLRLNAAYVGTSIAEYFRDQGKTVILMMDSVTRFARALREVGLAAGEPPARAGYTPSVFATLPKLLERSGNSAKGSITAFYTILVAGDDMNEPVADEVRSILDGHIILSSELARQYHYPAIDILASVSRILPNVTSEEHRKLIGQVREVLANYRKNELLIRIGEYKPGSDKQADFAIKYIDKVNRFLKQKVDEKCSFEETMEQLQALFR is encoded by the coding sequence ATGCCACAAGGTCCCGACTTTGAAAAACTGATCGGACATTTAGAAGATATAGAACTTACAACAGTCCACGGACGGATCACTGAAATTGTGGGGATGTTGATTCGTGCAATTGTTCCCAACGTGAAGATGGGCGAGGTTTGTTTGGTCAAACGAGAAGGAGAACCTCTCGTCGCTGAAGTTGTCGGTTTCACAAAAGATGAAGTCTTTCTTTCCCCTCTTGGAGAAATGACGGGCATCGGCCCCTCTTCTGAAGTGATTCCAACGCGCCTTCCATTGCATATTAAGGTCGGTCCAAATCTTTTAGGGCGAGTCTTAGACGGAATGGGCCGTCCCCTAGATGAGGCCACAAAGGGCCCCTTAGTCCTAGAAGAAACATACTCGGTCATCAATCCTCCTCCTGATCCTCTTGAACGAGAAATGATTGACAAACCCATCTCGGTTGGAATACGAGCCATCGATGGGATCTTAACAGCAGGACGTGGACAACGGATTGGAATTTTCGCTGCTGCAGGTGGCGGTAAATCCACCACACTTGGGATGATGGCCCGCTACGCCAAGGCCGATGTGAACGTCATCTCCCTTATTGGTGAGCGGGGGCGAGAGGTTAGGGAATTCATAGAACACGATCTTGGCGAGGAAGGCCTTGCCCGCTCGGTCATCATTGTCTCCACATCGGACCAGGCGGCACAACTGCGACTGAATGCTGCGTATGTAGGAACATCGATTGCAGAATATTTCCGCGACCAAGGGAAAACCGTCATCTTGATGATGGACTCCGTTACCCGTTTTGCAAGGGCCCTTCGGGAAGTGGGTCTTGCAGCCGGAGAGCCTCCTGCTCGAGCAGGTTATACTCCATCGGTCTTCGCAACCTTGCCAAAACTTCTAGAACGCTCCGGAAACTCTGCCAAAGGCTCAATCACCGCTTTCTATACCATTCTTGTTGCTGGAGATGACATGAACGAACCGGTGGCAGATGAAGTGCGTTCGATCTTGGATGGTCACATCATATTGTCGAGTGAGTTAGCGCGTCAGTACCATTACCCCGCGATCGATATTTTAGCATCTGTTAGCCGGATTCTTCCTAATGTTACAAGCGAAGAACATCGAAAACTCATTGGACAAGTTCGAGAAGTCTTAGCAAACTACAGAAAAAATGAGCTCCTTATTCGTATTGGAGAATATAAGCCAGGATCTGACAAACAGGCTGACTTTGCGATCAAATACATTGACAAAGTGAATCGCTTCTTAAAACAGAAAGTCGACGAGAAATGTTCGTTTGAAGAAACAATGGAACAACTCCAAGCGCTTTTTAGGTAG
- the sctD gene encoding type III secretion system inner membrane ring subunit SctD gives MAGFLVAEEGPLVGLVIRFEEGEEWILGRDPDVSYQVLEDPMVSRKHVICRLSEDGYVLENLSAINPATVNGKPVEEPALLQEGDTVQVGNVFFHFTLKDPIEKEQEIDDGKEMTGSPTIYEESDDLGALAFSGAAESRWMIKVISGPNAGAEFGLHEGTTLIIGKDPTTCDILFQDLSVSRQHAKIISTADGKVTIEDLGSLNKVLINGQEISGTTELKTQDLVALGTTSFLAIDQQQTRETIVSPTAGMDYIPPSSKEGQAVAEAEAEQEATAKNWKKMVIPKRHLILAGVFAILLILGLGGVFSLFKTETVAHSAVDESQDIAKTLQQFPEVEFSYNTATGKLFLLGHVMTEIDQQEMVYLLKSLSFVNSIEDNVIIDELVWENTNALMMKNASWRGVNLTSIIPGHFVLRGYVQTLEDSTKLSEYININFPYLDKLDNQVVVENTLEAQIQGVLMENQFGNVTFQFSNGELILAGRVPSNQESTYNTMIAGMKKIPGIRMIKNFVVFSKPTSDIVDISSKYNVTGSSKYGNMSQYVVINGKILSIGSDLDGMTITQMQNNSIFLEKDGIKYKINYNQP, from the coding sequence ATGGCAGGTTTTCTAGTTGCCGAAGAGGGACCACTCGTAGGATTGGTTATCCGTTTTGAAGAGGGAGAAGAATGGATTCTTGGTCGCGATCCCGATGTCTCCTATCAAGTTCTCGAAGATCCAATGGTTTCTCGCAAACATGTCATTTGCAGGCTTTCCGAGGATGGCTATGTCCTTGAAAACTTAAGTGCCATTAACCCTGCAACAGTCAATGGAAAACCCGTTGAAGAACCAGCCCTCTTACAAGAGGGAGATACCGTGCAAGTCGGCAATGTCTTCTTCCACTTTACCCTTAAAGATCCGATTGAAAAAGAGCAAGAGATCGACGACGGAAAAGAGATGACAGGATCTCCAACGATTTACGAAGAGTCTGACGACTTAGGAGCCTTAGCTTTTAGCGGAGCAGCAGAATCGCGATGGATGATCAAAGTCATTTCGGGACCCAATGCTGGAGCTGAATTCGGACTCCATGAAGGGACAACCCTTATTATTGGTAAGGACCCTACGACCTGTGACATCTTATTCCAAGACCTAAGCGTCTCCCGTCAACATGCCAAAATTATTTCAACTGCAGATGGAAAAGTTACAATTGAGGATTTAGGAAGCCTAAATAAGGTTCTTATTAATGGACAAGAGATCTCAGGAACAACAGAACTCAAAACACAAGATTTAGTTGCTCTCGGAACCACTTCTTTTCTAGCAATCGACCAACAACAGACCCGTGAAACAATCGTTTCCCCAACGGCCGGGATGGATTATATTCCTCCCTCATCAAAAGAGGGCCAAGCGGTAGCAGAAGCAGAAGCAGAGCAAGAGGCGACTGCAAAAAATTGGAAAAAAATGGTCATTCCCAAGAGACACCTAATTCTTGCGGGGGTCTTCGCCATTCTATTAATCTTAGGACTCGGCGGAGTCTTTAGTCTATTTAAGACAGAAACTGTTGCTCACTCTGCGGTAGATGAATCTCAAGATATTGCCAAAACACTGCAGCAATTTCCTGAAGTGGAGTTTTCTTATAATACGGCAACAGGAAAACTCTTCTTGCTCGGTCATGTAATGACTGAAATCGACCAGCAAGAAATGGTCTACCTTCTAAAATCCCTAAGTTTTGTCAATTCAATTGAAGACAATGTGATCATTGATGAACTTGTTTGGGAAAACACCAATGCCTTGATGATGAAAAATGCCTCATGGCGTGGTGTGAATCTAACCTCTATTATTCCGGGACATTTTGTCTTGAGAGGATATGTGCAAACTCTTGAAGACTCAACAAAGCTCTCCGAATACATTAATATTAACTTCCCCTATCTTGACAAACTCGATAACCAAGTCGTTGTCGAAAACACCTTGGAAGCACAAATCCAAGGAGTCTTGATGGAAAATCAATTTGGAAATGTTACCTTCCAGTTTTCAAATGGTGAATTGATTTTAGCGGGCCGAGTTCCATCGAATCAAGAATCAACCTACAATACAATGATTGCAGGGATGAAAAAGATTCCAGGCATTCGAATGATTAAAAACTTTGTCGTATTTTCCAAACCAACAAGTGACATCGTTGACATTTCATCGAAATATAATGTAACGGGAAGTTCAAAATATGGAAACATGAGTCAGTATGTTGTTATCAATGGAAAAATCTTATCGATAGGTTCCGATTTAGATGGAATGACAATTACACAAATGCAAAATAATTCCATTTTTCTCGAAAAAGATGGCATAAAATACAAGATTAACTACAATCAGCCTTAA
- a CDS encoding IS630 transposase-related protein, with protein sequence MIYSLDFRKKVLSIRSKEKLSFAQVARRFGVSVNSVFLWSKRLEPKRTKIRPAIKIDREILMEDIKKYPDAFNYERAHRLNVSTSGIRCAMKRLRISYKKNAQPSQGLRNKKTNLSRSTAYN encoded by the coding sequence ATGATATATTCGCTAGATTTTAGAAAAAAAGTTCTATCGATCCGAAGCAAAGAAAAATTAAGCTTTGCCCAAGTAGCAAGACGCTTTGGAGTAAGTGTAAATAGTGTGTTTCTCTGGTCTAAGAGGTTAGAGCCGAAGCGCACTAAAATCAGACCTGCAATAAAGATTGATAGAGAGATCTTGATGGAGGATATCAAGAAATACCCTGATGCCTTCAACTATGAACGAGCACATCGTCTCAACGTAAGCACTTCAGGCATTCGGTGTGCCATGAAGAGGTTAAGAATTAGCTATAAAAAAAACGCTCAACCATCCCAAGGCCTGCGAAACAAAAAGACAAATCTTTCAAGGAGCACTGCCTATAACTAA
- a CDS encoding DUF5398 family protein gives MFGLEKGKEPKRFEFDLEKELKSSDKEKKKVLDQVDAQTNALKTTLREGTASENFDKCGVLLQAYGALKRVVERTTRG, from the coding sequence ATGTTTGGACTTGAAAAAGGAAAAGAACCAAAGCGCTTTGAGTTTGATTTAGAAAAAGAACTCAAAAGCAGCGATAAGGAAAAAAAGAAAGTGCTCGACCAAGTCGATGCACAGACTAACGCATTAAAAACGACTCTTCGAGAAGGAACAGCTTCCGAAAACTTTGATAAGTGTGGCGTGCTTTTGCAGGCTTATGGAGCACTTAAGCGCGTTGTTGAAAGAACAACTCGCGGATAA
- the truA gene encoding tRNA pseudouridine(38-40) synthase TruA, with protein MTISYDGTDYGGWQIQPNRKTVQELIQEALKIVLRTECPIVGSGRTDAGVHARGQIAHFSYDLPFEASPFRYSLNSLLPSDIRILEIESVPEEFHARYSVKKKIYHYHLHLDPVQSPFYGRYKTPIYAPLDLDLLQEALPLLTGTHDFSTFRGAGYTSTNPVKTLYRLEMAPEEGGVRLEFEGNGFLYKMVRNIVGTLLQVASGKRPVSNIPNLLKSKDRTQAGPTAPPQGLFLTKVEY; from the coding sequence ATGACCATCAGCTACGATGGAACCGATTACGGTGGTTGGCAAATTCAACCAAATCGAAAGACTGTTCAAGAGCTTATTCAAGAAGCTTTAAAAATCGTCCTCAGAACAGAATGCCCTATTGTTGGGTCAGGAAGGACAGATGCAGGGGTTCATGCGAGAGGGCAAATCGCGCACTTTTCCTATGATCTTCCCTTTGAAGCCAGCCCCTTCCGCTACTCCCTCAACTCCCTACTGCCATCAGATATCCGTATTTTGGAAATTGAATCAGTGCCAGAAGAGTTTCATGCCCGATATAGCGTTAAAAAAAAAATTTACCATTATCACCTTCATCTCGATCCCGTTCAAAGTCCTTTCTATGGCCGCTACAAAACCCCTATCTATGCTCCTCTCGACCTAGATCTCCTCCAAGAAGCCCTTCCACTCCTTACTGGAACCCATGATTTCTCAACCTTCCGAGGGGCTGGCTATACCTCTACGAACCCCGTTAAAACCCTCTATCGCCTCGAAATGGCCCCTGAAGAAGGGGGGGTTAGGCTCGAATTTGAGGGAAATGGCTTTCTGTATAAGATGGTCCGCAATATCGTTGGAACTCTTCTTCAAGTCGCCTCAGGTAAACGCCCTGTCTCTAATATCCCTAACCTGCTGAAATCCAAGGACAGAACCCAAGCAGGCCCAACTGCCCCTCCTCAAGGTCTATTTCTAACTAAGGTAGAATATTAA
- a CDS encoding HAD family hydrolase — protein sequence MSWILEYSPIFFDFDGLLVNTEHLHFQAYQRMLENRGVSFPWSFTDFAAVAHKSSEGLRKMITTHAPTLVAKESWEALYNQKKSEYGKLLEAGSLDLMPGAQTILETVQMAKIPHAVVTNSTRKQTEMIREKIPTLNNIPHWITREDYENPKPLPDAYLKAIEVLGKSDTMLGFEDALRGINALKGAAITPVLICSPNHPQMAEIPKDSMHYYPSLTSLYQ from the coding sequence ATGAGTTGGATTTTAGAATATTCCCCAATATTTTTTGATTTTGATGGTCTTCTTGTGAACACAGAGCATCTTCACTTCCAGGCATATCAGAGGATGCTTGAGAATCGCGGAGTTTCTTTTCCATGGAGCTTTACAGATTTTGCGGCAGTTGCCCATAAAAGTTCTGAGGGTCTGAGGAAGATGATTACGACGCACGCCCCGACACTCGTGGCAAAAGAATCGTGGGAAGCTCTTTATAATCAGAAAAAAAGTGAATATGGAAAACTTCTCGAAGCAGGAAGCTTAGATCTAATGCCCGGTGCTCAGACAATACTAGAAACCGTCCAGATGGCAAAAATTCCTCATGCCGTCGTGACAAACTCTACGCGAAAGCAAACCGAAATGATCCGAGAAAAAATCCCCACATTAAACAACATCCCTCATTGGATCACTCGAGAAGATTATGAAAATCCCAAGCCCTTACCCGATGCTTATCTAAAAGCCATCGAAGTCCTAGGAAAATCTGACACCATGCTAGGCTTTGAGGATGCACTTAGGGGAATTAATGCCCTGAAAGGAGCTGCTATAACTCCTGTCCTTATCTGTTCGCCAAACCACCCTCAAATGGCTGAAATTCCTAAAGATTCAATGCACTACTACCCTTCTTTAACGTCTCTCTATCAGTAA
- a CDS encoding type III secretion system chaperone, whose protein sequence is MELERLIEMLAAELKLPALPQKDKNGCYQLKINPSITVSAKELDPGVFIHSQILPVPKEGNKEALFIHLMKANLLGQGTGGAAIGIDSSEKFFTLSQTLAFEVNYKAFHETLEDFLNYIDYWKEEVPKLQTSFL, encoded by the coding sequence ATGGAACTCGAAAGACTCATTGAAATGCTCGCAGCAGAGCTGAAACTACCAGCACTCCCACAAAAAGACAAAAACGGATGTTACCAGCTGAAAATCAATCCCTCTATTACTGTTTCTGCTAAAGAACTCGACCCTGGAGTCTTCATCCACTCACAAATTCTCCCAGTCCCTAAAGAAGGAAATAAGGAAGCTCTCTTTATTCACTTAATGAAAGCCAACCTCCTTGGACAAGGAACGGGAGGCGCTGCAATTGGAATTGATTCCTCAGAAAAGTTCTTCACTCTTTCACAAACTCTAGCCTTCGAAGTCAACTATAAAGCGTTTCACGAAACGCTTGAAGACTTTCTCAATTACATTGACTACTGGAAAGAAGAAGTTCCTAAACTACAAACTTCGTTTCTATAA
- a CDS encoding transposase, whose product MKDCPSDLTDKQWKLIAPLIPPPKHEGRPRKTNERLIVDALLYISGTGKV is encoded by the coding sequence ATAAAGGATTGCCCTTCGGATTTAACAGACAAACAATGGAAGCTAATCGCTCCGCTGATTCCTCCACCAAAACACGAAGGACGTCCCCGGAAAACTAATGAGCGTTTAATAGTAGACGCTCTTCTCTACATCAGCGGCACAGGCAAAGTCTAA
- the ispD gene encoding 2-C-methyl-D-erythritol 4-phosphate cytidylyltransferase, protein MKTISLILLAGGSGTRMNSDVPKTFLPLRGKPMILHSFDLFISMKEINEIVVVCPKECQSIFPEGTLFALPGEKRQDSVQNGALKTSGEILLIHDGARPLVTREDVLKLLEEGMSTKAAALGSPIKNTIKQVNDNKHVEKTLDRTVLYEMYTPQLLAREVYEKGHQAAKGAPLTDDVALAERIGHPVKIVVGCASNIKITYPIDLKLAEIVE, encoded by the coding sequence ATGAAAACAATATCTTTAATTTTACTTGCTGGCGGCTCTGGAACCAGAATGAATTCTGACGTTCCAAAGACCTTTCTTCCTTTGCGAGGAAAGCCTATGATCCTCCATAGCTTTGACCTCTTTATCTCAATGAAAGAGATCAATGAGATTGTTGTGGTTTGTCCAAAAGAGTGTCAATCCATCTTTCCAGAAGGAACGCTCTTTGCACTGCCTGGGGAAAAACGCCAAGACTCTGTTCAAAATGGAGCTTTGAAAACTTCTGGTGAAATCCTATTGATTCACGATGGTGCCCGTCCCCTGGTTACTCGAGAAGATGTATTAAAGCTTCTAGAAGAAGGAATGTCCACAAAAGCCGCAGCTCTCGGCTCTCCAATAAAGAATACTATCAAGCAAGTCAACGATAATAAGCATGTTGAAAAAACCCTCGATCGCACCGTTCTTTACGAGATGTATACACCCCAACTTCTAGCTCGTGAAGTCTACGAAAAAGGGCATCAGGCGGCAAAAGGAGCTCCCCTTACAGACGATGTTGCACTAGCTGAACGCATTGGCCACCCTGTAAAAATTGTGGTTGGCTGCGCAAGCAACATCAAGATCACATACCCTATCGACCTCAAACTTGCAGAAATAGTGGAATAG
- a CDS encoding SWIB/MDM2 domain-containing protein, translating to MAKKAANSKFMKPMKISAELAEVVGKGPMPRTEVTKKLWAYIKKHKRQDPDNMRNIVPDEKLSNVFGGKKAINMFDMTKKVNKHLS from the coding sequence ATGGCCAAAAAAGCAGCTAATTCGAAGTTTATGAAGCCAATGAAAATCAGCGCTGAGCTTGCTGAAGTTGTTGGAAAGGGACCTATGCCGCGGACTGAAGTGACTAAAAAGCTTTGGGCATACATCAAAAAGCACAAAAGACAAGACCCAGACAACATGCGCAACATCGTTCCTGATGAGAAGCTTTCAAACGTTTTCGGGGGGAAAAAGGCAATTAATATGTTTGACATGACTAAGAAAGTCAACAAACATCTCTCGTAA
- a CDS encoding transposase, whose amino-acid sequence MAGKKIKGRKRHIAVDVLGFLICVIVHSAGQSDRAGAKPLIEKALSICSTIKIFWADKHTHLSVGGT is encoded by the coding sequence ATGGCGGGGAAAAAAATAAAAGGCCGAAAAAGACACATTGCAGTTGATGTTTTGGGGTTTCTAATCTGTGTGATTGTTCATAGCGCAGGACAATCCGATCGAGCAGGAGCAAAACCTTTGATTGAGAAGGCATTATCAATATGTTCAACAATCAAAATCTTCTGGGCAGACAAACATACTCATTTGAGCGTTGGGGGAACCTAG
- a CDS encoding sigma-54 dependent transcriptional regulator encodes MKKVLIIEKQLSSRELLLELLKGKKLQLFTVEDGMAALNLLKKRSFDLILSDLKGIKVLDRSQRRPLSTPIVHLKSGGDPLLKDIAHVLEKPLNPQGVSALLLNLLQRRLKKMHVVAESPAMKAILRQVEQIAKSHSNVFICGESGTGKEVIAGLIHEGSRRSGHPFIRVNCAALPDTLIESEFFGHEKGAFTGALQKKAGRFERADKGTLLLDEVSEIPAALQAKLLRVVQEQEFERVGGTGPIHVDVRLVSTSNRLMNEAIKSKEFRADLYYRLNVIPIFLPPLRERKEDILPLARHFVQVVCARNQIALKTLSKKAEQKLLAYPWPGNIRELRNCIEHGVVMDYSETLEEEHFLIESDQSAPDALLSLKDLEKEHILKVLEVLGGNRTQAAKVLGISVRTLRNKLNTY; translated from the coding sequence ATGAAGAAGGTACTGATTATCGAGAAACAGCTCTCGTCTCGGGAGTTACTTCTAGAACTATTGAAGGGGAAGAAACTTCAGCTCTTTACCGTTGAAGACGGAATGGCCGCCTTGAATCTACTCAAAAAACGCTCTTTTGATCTCATTTTAAGTGATTTAAAAGGGATTAAGGTCTTAGATCGTTCTCAGCGACGTCCTTTAAGTACCCCCATTGTCCATTTAAAATCTGGTGGAGATCCCTTATTAAAAGATATCGCGCATGTGCTAGAAAAACCTTTAAATCCACAGGGAGTAAGCGCTCTCCTTCTAAATCTTTTACAAAGACGATTGAAAAAAATGCATGTTGTTGCAGAAAGTCCTGCAATGAAAGCGATTCTTAGACAGGTCGAGCAAATTGCAAAGAGTCACTCCAATGTCTTTATCTGTGGGGAGTCAGGAACAGGAAAAGAAGTCATTGCAGGGCTGATTCATGAAGGTTCGCGTCGCTCCGGCCATCCCTTCATTCGGGTGAACTGTGCGGCGCTTCCCGATACTTTAATCGAATCTGAGTTCTTTGGTCATGAAAAAGGGGCTTTTACCGGGGCACTCCAAAAGAAAGCAGGACGTTTTGAGCGTGCCGATAAAGGAACTCTTCTCCTTGATGAGGTTTCTGAAATTCCGGCTGCGCTTCAGGCAAAGCTTCTTCGCGTTGTGCAGGAACAGGAGTTTGAACGGGTAGGAGGGACCGGGCCTATTCATGTCGACGTTCGGCTTGTGTCCACTTCAAACCGTCTGATGAATGAGGCCATAAAAAGTAAAGAATTCCGTGCTGATCTCTACTACCGTCTCAACGTAATTCCCATTTTTCTTCCCCCTCTAAGAGAGAGAAAAGAAGATATCCTTCCTCTAGCGCGCCATTTTGTTCAAGTGGTGTGTGCTCGGAATCAAATCGCTCTGAAAACACTTTCCAAAAAAGCGGAGCAAAAGCTCCTTGCATACCCTTGGCCAGGGAATATTCGTGAGCTGCGTAATTGCATTGAACATGGTGTTGTTATGGACTATTCCGAAACTCTTGAAGAAGAACACTTTTTAATAGAGTCTGATCAATCAGCGCCTGATGCTTTGCTTTCCCTAAAAGACCTTGAAAAAGAGCACATCTTAAAGGTGCTTGAAGTCCTTGGGGGGAATCGAACTCAGGCTGCAAAAGTTTTGGGAATCAGCGTCAGAACCCTCCGAAATAAACTCAACACTTATTAG